AAATGTAGTGACCTTCAATCTTGATGAATATTTGCCCATGGAGAAAAGCAATATTCAGAGCTATCACTATTTCATGCATGAGCACCTTTTCAACCATATAGACATTGACCCTGAAAACGTGCACATTCCGGATGGTACTGTTCCTCCGGAAGAAACGGTAGCCTATTGTTTGGATTACGAAAGAAAAATTAAGGAATACGGTGGTCTTGATTTTCAATTATTGGGTATTGGTAGAACTGGACATATCGGTTTCAACGAGCCTGGTTCCCACTACAATTCAGGAACAAGGGTCATTACCTTGGACCACATTACCAGGGTGGACGCAGCGCCGTCCTTCCTGGGCATCGCCAACGTTCCTAGAAAAGCGATAACCATGGGTATTTCCACGGTTAGAAAGGCAAAGAGAATTATTTTATTGGGCTGGGGAGAAAACAAGGCTGAAATCATAAAAAAAACCATTGAGGGTGAAATTTCATCCCAGGTACCTGCCACCTACCTACAAAACCATTCCAATTGTACGTTTATCTTGGATACCGGAGCGGCATCGGAATTGACCAAAAACAAAACTCCTTGGTTGGTGGATGCCTGTGAGTGGACGGAGGAGCTCAAGGCAAAAGCGATTATTTGGCTCTGTGAAGAAACGGGCAAGACCGTTTTGAGCCTTACCGATAAAGACTATAACGATAACGGGATGGCCGATCTGCTCTCCAAGGAGGACTCCTATGATCTGAATATTCAAATATTCAACAAGCTGCAGCATACTATCACCGGATGGCCTGGAGGAAAACCAAATGCGGACGATACCCATAGACCTGAAAGGGCGGAGCCTGCCAAAAAACGTGTTATCATTTTTAGCCCCCACCCGGATGACGACGTAATTTCCATGGGAGGAACGTTTGACAGATTGGTAGAACAGGGCCATGAGGTACATGTGGTCTATCAAACATCGGGAAACATAGCGGTTTCGGATACCGATGCCAGAAAATTCGCTGAAATCGCTATGAATTTGAATCCATCAGAAAAAGTTCAAAAAATCATAAACTCGATCAACAACAAACAGGATAGCCAGATAGATTCCCCTGAATTGCGAAGGTTAAAAGGAGACATTAGACGGTCAGAATCCTATGCGGCAACACGATATATGGGGCTAAAGGATGCCCATGTCCACTTTTTGGATTTACCTTTTTACGAGACGGGAACCATAAAAAAGAACAACCTGTCCGAGGAAGATATCGCTCTCATGGTAGATATAATTAAACAGATAAAACCGCACCAAATATATGCAGCAGGTGACCTCGCAGATCCACATGGCACCCATAAAGTCTGTTTGGATGCCGTTTTGGAAGCCCTCAAACGACTAAAACCGGAACCATTTATTAAAGATTGTTGGTTATGGTTGTATAGAGGTGCTTGGCACGAATGGGATATCAATGAGATAGAAATGTGCGTTCCCATGAGTCCGGGGCAAGTCCTGAAAAAACGAAATGCTATTTTCTGCCATCAGTCCCAAAAGGACGGCGTCATGTTCCAAGGAGATGACTCACGGGAATTCTGGATGCGTGCCGAAGAGCGAAATAGAGATACCGCCAACAAATACAAGGCCCTAGGCATGTCCTCGTATGCAGCTATGGAAGCTTTTGTGAGACATCAATTTTAAAATGATTCAAAAAGGCCTATTTTCGATAAATAGGCCTTTTTTATTTTTTCCATGCCCAAAAAACTATTTACCGTTTTTCTTCTGATTATCGCTAGTTCCTGCGGAATCTTTAAGCCCAACATACCCCAACCAAAAAAGGAATTTCGCGGGGTGTGGATCGCCACCGTGGTGAATATTGATTGGCCAAAAAACGGAATGGATTCCGTTGAAAAACAGAAGGAAGACTACCTTAGAATTTTGGATTTTTATAAAAACTTAAATTACAATGCCGTCATTGTGCAAGTTCGTGCGGCGGGTGATGCTTTTTACAATTCGGATTACGCCCCATGGTCCCGATTTCTTACCGGAAAGGAAGGTGAAAATACCAAATGGGAGGATGATCCATTATCTTGGATGATTGAACAGGCTCACATAAGGGGTTTGGAATTTCACGCTTGGTTAAATCCCTACAGGGCCACCTTTGATTTAAATACCGATATTCTAAGTCCGAATCATGATTATAACATGAACCCAGATTGGATGGTCAAATATGGAACTAAATATTATTATAATCCCGGATTGCCTCAGGTACAGGAAAAACTGACTTCAATTATAAAGGAACTGACCCTCACATATGAAATTGATGGGATTCACTTTGATGACTATTTTTATCCCTATACCATTAAGGACGAAGTGTTTAATGACAGTATCACTTTTTACAACTGTTCCCAACCGCAGCAATCTTTGGCCGACTGGCGGCGTAGCAACGTGGACACCCTCATTAAAAAAAGTTATACCGCGATAAAGGATATCAAACCTTGGGTATCTTTTGGGGTGAGTCCGTTTGGCGTTTGGAAGAACAAGTCTACGGACCCACGGGGTTCCGAAACCCAGGCGGGTCAAACAACCTATGAAAACCTATATGCAGACCCCTTACTTTGGATGGAAAAAGGGTGGCTTGATTACATAGCTCCTCAAATTTATTGGAGTTTGGACCTTCCTGTGGCCTCCCATAAAACCATTGCGAATTGGTGGGCAAAAAATAGTGAAAACAGCTATGTATATATCGGGAATGGGGCTTACAAAGTCCGAAACAATAGTGATCAGGCGTGGGAGAAAAAGAAAGAATTACCCAACCAATTTAAGTTGGCACGGCAGACTCCAGAGATATCAGGGAATATTTTATTCAGTGCAAAATCCCTGATGGATAAAAATCAGGATGTGGTTTCCTATTTGGGAAGAAAGTATTACAAATGGCCGGCCTTAACGCCTGAAGTGAAAAATGGCTACGAGGAGCATTTGGAAAACGTCAACATTATCGGGAAAGAACAATCACCAGATTTTGTGACACTGACATTGGACCATAAAAATGCAATTCAGTATGTACTCGTGTATAAATCAAGTAAAAAAAATACATCGGAATTAAAAAGCAAAAAACTCTTGGACAAGATTTTTGTTCCTACCGGATCGAACCAAGTTCAAATACCAAAATTGGTTCTAAAAAGAAATGATTTTGCCATTACTTTTTTGGACCGATATGGACGAGAATCTCAACCAACAATCATACATTTAAATCAAATACCAGGGTATGGCAGAAAAAGATAAGGGTGCTTGGGGATGGGTCCCTATTCTATATTTCACGCAAGGTCTCCCCTATGTGTTGGTGGTGACGGTTTCGGTAATCATGTACAAACAATTGGGCGTTAGCAATTCAGACATTGGACTGTATACCAGTTGGTTGTATCTACCCTGGGTGTTGAAACCGCTTTGGAGTCCCTTGGTCGATTTAAAAAGTACAAAGCGCAAATGGTTTTTGTCCATGCAGTTTGTTATTGCCGTCGCATTATTGGGTGTGGGCCTTAGCATTCCTACTAATATGTTTTTTATCACAACATTAGCCTGTTTTTGGATGGCCGCATTTGCATCGGCGACCAATGACATAGCTTCCGATGGGTATTATATGTTGGGCCTGACTGAAAAAAAACAATCCTTTTTCGTAGGGATGCGAAGCACCTTTTACCGTTTGGCCATGGTTACGGGAGAAGGATTGATAGTCATTTTAGCCGGATTTCTAGAAAACAAATATGGAGACAACTCAAAAGCATGGAGCATCACTATGATTGCGGCGGCCGTTTTAATGCTATTGCTATCCATATCCAATGTATTGGTAACCCCAAAATATGAATCGGAAAAGGCCAATATAGCCGAAAAACCGAAAAGCTTTTTGGAAGTATTCAGTACCTTTTTTCAAAAGAAAAATATAGGTATCGCTTTAGCCTTTATCCTAACATACAGGCTCGGGGAATCCCAATTGGTAAAGATGGCGGCCCCATTTATGCTCGATAGTACGGAAAAAGGTGGCCTTGGCTATTCCACAGAACTTATTGGAACCATTTTTGGAACAGCAGGCGTTATCATGCTTTCTTTTGGGGGTATCTTGGGAGGTATCTTGATATCCAGGGACGGACTCAAAAAATGGATGTTCCCTATGGTTCTTTCTTTAAATCTCCCCAATATATTCTATGCTATATTGGCGGTTACAAAAACGACACACGTAGTTCCCGTTACCGCTACTGTTATGTTCGAAAAGTTTGGGTACGGATTTGGTTTTGCCGCTTTTCTGATGTACCTCATCTATATTGCAGAAGGTAAATCCAAAACCAGCCACTATGCCATTGCTACAGGTTTTATGGCCCTGGGTATGATGCTTCCGGGAATGATTAGTGGTTATGTGCAGCAATGGTTGGGCTATGACGGTTTTTTTATCTGGGTAGTAATTGCCGCATTGCCTTCCCTAATTTTATTAAAATATATTACCTACCCTGCGGAATTTGGTAAGAAAACCAACGATTAATATGAAAGAACTGCCACCTTTTGAAATTGCCAAAACTAGATTAAGTCCCCTGGAAAAGATTGGACAGTTCTTTATGCCGGCGGCATTCATCAATGACACGGAAGAAGAAATACAGGCCCTGGAAACCCTGATAAGGGACTATGGCATTGGGGGTATCTGTTTTTTTCATTCCAGGGCCAGTGCGGCAACCAATTTCGAGGGGAAAAAAGAGGTCATCCGAAATGAGGAAAGTTTTGAAACCCTTAAATCCCTGATAAAGAGATATCAGTCGGCATCCAAATACCCCCTATTTATTGCCATAGATGCAGAATGGGGCTTGGCTATGCGAATCGAAAATACACCTCAGTATCCTTATGCGATTACTTTAGGCGCATTTAGTGGAAAGGAGGAACTTATCTATGAAGTTGGGAAGAACATTGCCCAAGACTGCTTGGCAGCAGGCATACATTGGAACCTTTCCCCAGTGGTGGACATCAACAACAATCCCAACAACCCCGTGATTGGATATCGGTCTTTTGGTGACGATAGGGAGCAGGTCACAAAAAAAGCGTTGGCCTACATAAAGGGAACCGAAAGTCTTGGGGCATTGACCAGTATCAAACATTTTCCCGGACACGGGGATACTTCGGTGGATTCCCATTTGGGGATTCCAGTTATTGATAAATCGAAGAAGGAACTTTTGGAAAATGAACTCTATCCCTTTCAAAAAATAATATCAGAAGGAATCGATGCAATTATGGTGGGACATTTGTCCATTCCGGCTTTGGCGAACGGCAAGGATACACCCGCAAGTATTTCCCGTGAAATTATTACCGATTTTTTACGGGGCCAAATGCATTTCAAGGGAGTAGTTATTTCCGATGCCCTAAATATGCATGCCGTTTCAAAGAATTATTCGGTGCCCGGTGAACTGGAATGGCTCGCCTTTCATGCCGGAAACGATATCCTTTGCTTTGCCGAACACGTTAAAGAAGGTATTGAAACCATTGCAAAAAACAGTACGGAAAAACAGTTGGAAGAAACCTTTGAACGGGTATGGAAGCTCAAGGAAAAGGCCATGGGGAATCCAAACCAGGACAAATTTACTAAACTATCCAAAAGCGAAGAATTGAACAGGAAAATTGCCAAGGAGAGTATTACACTCTACAAAGGGAGTGAAGAAGATATAGAGGATTTCGACCAAAAAACTTTTTGCACACTTACATTTCAGCGCTCCAAAAAGAGCTCTTCACCTGAAGAAATTCTTTCTTTTTTGACGGAGGCAACACAGGAAATTAAAAATGAGAAAAATATTCTTTTGCTCCTGACTCCGCCCAAGGTAAAACCTGCAAACCATTTTGGTTTCCTAAAAGCCGAAATCGATTTTATCAATACCCTACTTGAGGAAAAGAACGTTGTGCTCTACCATTTTGGAAATCCATATTCATTGAAACTTTTTGATATAAAAAAATCCTTGGCCACCGTATTGGTCTATCAAGATTTTACCGAATTTCAGGATATGGCCACGGAACATTTTCTAGGAAAAATAAAGGCGAATGGAAAACTTCCGGTATCCCTAACTTAATTAAAAAAATGAAAATCTATAAAGTCGTTGGAATGATGTCCGGCACCTCATTGGATGGCCTGGACCTCGCGTACTGCCATTTCTGGAAAAAGAAAGACCAGTGGCAATTTGAGATAAAAGCATCGGAAAGTATTTCCTATGCCCCAAAGATGCAAAGCGACCTAAAGGACGCTATACATCTATCGGCTGAAAAACTGCTTCAGCTACATAATGAATATGGTAATTGGCTTGGGGAACGGGCAAAGGATTTCATTCAAGAACAGAACCTAGAAGTCAATTTTATCGCCAGTCATGGCCATACCTCCCATCATCGCCCCGAACTTGGACTTACCTTTCAACTGGGTTCCGGACAACATCTAGCAAATGCCTCTGAACATACAATTATTTGTGACTTTAGAAGTAATGACCTTGCCTTGGGAGGTCAAGGCGCACCCTTGGTACCCATTGGTGACCGTTTACTTTTTAGTGAATATGATTTCTGTCTGAATCTTGGTGGAATTAGCAACATTTCCTTTGAATTGAAAGGAAGAAGAATAGCCTATGACATCGGACTAGCCAATATGATATTGAATTATATTACAAGGAAAATTGATTTGGATTATGATGAAAATGGAACACTTGCCAGGTCGGGTACCATTAATCCAATGATGTTAAAAAAACTGAACGGACTATCCTATTACCTACTACCCCACCCTAAATCCATTGGGTACGAGTGGTTCTTGGAGAAGGTGGTGCCCATTGTAAATGAAACCAAGGATAGCACTGAAAATTTATTACACACGGCCATACATCACATATGTGAAAAAATTGCCCAGCAAGTGGCCTTAAATACCAATAAAACCAATCAAAAATTATTTGTCACCGGAGGAGGAGCCCTAAATGCTTTTCTTATTGAAACTTTAGAACAAAAATTGGATTCTAAAATTGAAGTGGTAGTTCCAGATAAAATATTGATAGAATTCAAGGAAGCACTCGTTTTTGCATTTATGGGAGTACTAAGGTCTGAAAAGGAAATCAATGTGCTCAAAACGGTGACAGGTGCTAAAAGGGATTCATCCAGCGGTGTGATTTTCTTACCCAATTAAAGTATTTTCACTAAATTTCTAGTCTAAATAGATAATTCCTAAAAATGTCCGACAAACAAAAGCAAGCTACCGCATATTGGAAAGAAAACGTCAAATATCTCTTCATTCTTTTGGCAATTTGGTTTCTGGTTTCCTATGGGGCGGGAATCCTCTTCAAGGATGCCTTGGATTCAATCAAAATAGGAGGTTTCAAGCTAGGTTTTTGGTTTGCGCAACAAGGTTCTATTTACGTTTTTGTTATACTAATATTCGTGTATGTCCGACTTATGAACAAATTGGACAAAAAATATGGGTATGATGAATAAAAAGATTTTAGATATCCTATTAATACCCTATAAATAGAAAAATCAATCAAACCAAACCATTATGAGCGTTCAAATATGGACCTATCTTCTTGTCGGAATCACCTTTGCATTATATATAGGCATTGCTATTTGGTCCCGTGCAGGTTCAACTAGGGATTTTTATGTGGCCGGAGGCGGGGTTTCACCTTTGGCCAACGGTATGGCAACGGCCGCTGATTGGATGTCGGCTGCCTCATTTATCTCCATGGCCGGCATCATTGCCTTTGCGGGATATGATGGTTCTGTTTATCTCATGGGATGGACTGGTGGATATGTACTTTTGGCGCTATTATTGGCTCCTTATCTTCGGAAATTTGGAAAGTTCACCGTACCTGATTTTATCGGAGATAGATATTATTCCAAAACCGCCAGAATTGTGGCCGTTATCTGCGCCCTCATAGTTTCATTTACCTATGTCGCCGGACAAATGCGAGGTGTTGGGGTGGTATTTTCACGTTTTTTGGAAGTCGACATCAATACCGGGGTCATCATAGGAATGGTCATCGTGCTTTTTTACGCGGTTTTGGGAGGGATGAAAGGTATAACCTATACCCAGGTAGCACAGTACTGTGTGCTTATTTTCGCCTTTATGGTGCCCGCCATATTTATTTCGATACAAATGACCGGAAACCCTATCCCACAATTAGGAATGGGTTCAACATTATCAGATGGTTCGGGAACGTACCTTTTGGATAAATTGGATGGTCTATCAACAGAGCTAGGCTTCAACGCTTACACGAACGGTTCCAAATCCATGGCCGATGTATTTGCCATCACATTGGCACTTATGGTGGGTACGGCGGGGTTGCCACACGTTATTGTGCGCTTCTTCACGGTAAAAAGAGTCAAGAATGCAAGAAAATCGGCCGGACTGGCCCTATTACTGATTGCAATACTCTACACTACCGCACCTGCAGTTTCCGTATTTGCAAGAACCAATATGATCAACACGGTTAGCAATAAGGAATACAGTTCCATGCCGGCATGGTTCACCAATTGGGAAACTACAGGTTTATTGACTTTTAACGACAAAAACAAGGATGGAATAATTCAATATGTAGCAGATCCAGAAAAAAATGAGTTGACCGTTGACAGAGATATCATGGTACTGGCCAATCCCGAAATAGCAAATCTGCCTGCATGGGTCATCGCTTTGGTCGCGGCAGGAGGTTTGGCCGCAGCCCTATCCACTGCCGCTGGTTTACTACTGGTCATCTCCTCTTCAGTATCCCATGACCTTATAAAAAAAGTATTTAAGCCCAATATCTCGGATAAAGGGGAACTTTGGGCCGCACGTCTTGCGGCAACAGTGGCCGTGGTCATTGCAGGATATTTTGGTATTAACCCGCCTGGATTTGTTGCGGCGGTGGTCGCTCTAGCCTTCGGATTAGCGGCAGCCTCCTTTTTTCCCGCTATTGTTCTGGGTATTTTTTATAAAAAAATGAATAAGGAAGGTGCCATCGCCGGAATGATTACGGGCACGCTGCTCATGTTATTCTATATGACCAAATTCAAGTTCGATTGGTTTGGTGGAGGTACACCAGAGGATTGGTGGTTTGGAATTTCGCCGGAAGGTTTTGGCAGTATCGCCATGGTCGTTAATTTTATAGTATCTATTGTAATTATGAAGTTTACGCCACCACCGCCTGAAAATGTACAGGAAATTGTGGAGGACATACGGATTCCAAGCGGAGCCGGAGAAGCCAGCGGTCATTAAAGTATTAATAATTTTAGTAGAAATCAGAATTTAGCAATGAGTAACTATCACATCAAACATTTAGAGGAATATTATCAAGTTTATAGAAAATCCGTCCGTAATCCTGAGGCTTTTTGGGAAGAGATAGCCGAGGAGCATTTTGTATGGCGAAAACGATGGGATAACGTGCTGAGTTGGGATTTTACAAAACCCGAAATAAAATGGTTTGAAGGTGCCCAATTAAATATAACCGAAAACTGTATCGACCGTCATTTGCCCACACGGGGCAACAAAACGGCCATTCTTTTTGAACCCAACGACCCAAAAGAAGAAGCCGAACATATTACGTACAGACAGCTTCACGAACGTGTGTGCAAAATGGCCAATGTGCTCCTGGAAAAAGGCGTAAAAAAAGGGGACCGTGTCTGCATTTACCTGCCCATGATACCCGAATTGGCCATATCGGTATTAGCGTGTGCCCGTATCGGTGCTATCCATTCCGTAGTATTTGCAGGTTTTTCATCCAATGCCCTTTCAACAAGAATCAATGATTCTGATTGTAAACTGGTGATTACTTCGGATGGTTCTTATCGAGGTTCCAAGACCATCGATTTAAAGGGAATCGTGGACAAAGCCTTGGAAGCCTGCCCCGGTGTTGAAAACGTTCTTGTAGCCAAAAGGATACACAGTGAAATTGAAATGGTACCCAATAGAGATTATTGGTTACAACCTCTTTTGGACGAGGCCTACAGTGATAATGTGGCCGAAATCATGAATGCAGAGGACCCCTTATTTATTCTTTACACCTCCGGCTCAACAGGTAGACCAAAAGGGATGGTACATACCACCGCAGGTTATATGGTTTATTCGGCGTATACCTTCAAAAATATATTCCAATATAAAGAGAATGATGTGTACTGGTGTACGGCGGACATCGGTTGGATTACGGGACATTCCTATATCGTTTATGGACCGTTGGCCAATGGTGCTACAACCGTAATGTTTGAAGGGGTTCCCTCCTACCCTGATTTTGGTAGATTTTGGGAAGTGGTCCAAAAACATAAAGTAACCCAATTCTATACGGCTCCAACGGCCATTAGAGCACTTGCTAAGGAAAATCTCGATTTTGTTGAAAAATATGATTTATCGAGTCTTAAGGTTTTAGGTTCCGTGGGCGAACCGATTAATGAAGAAGCATGGCATTGGTACAATAACAACGTGGGCAAAAAGAATAGTCCGATTGTGGATACTTGGTGGCAAACGGAAACAGGAGGCATCATGATCAGCCCTATTCCTTATGTCACTCCTACAACCCCAACGTATGCAACGCTACCATTCATTGGAATTCAACCTGCTCTGATGGATGAAAATGGGCAGGAAATAAAAGGAAACCAGGTCGATGGAAGGTTGTGTATAAAATTTCCATGGCCTTCTATAGCAAGAACCATTTGGGGCAACCATGATCGCTATCGGGATACCTATTTTTCGGCCTATGAAAACATGTATTTTACGGGTGACGGTGCACTTCGAGATGCTGTGGGATACTACCGCATTACGGGAAGGGTGGATGATGTCATTATTGTTTCTGGACACAATTTGGGAACGGCACCTATAGAGGATTCCATAAATGAGCATCCGGCGGTTGCGGAATCCGCCATTGTTGGCTTCCCCCATGATGTTAAAGGAAATGCCCTCTACGGATATATAATCCTTAAGGAAACAGGTGAAAGTAGGGACAAGAACAACCTCAGAAAAGAAATCAACCAACAGATTACGGAACAAATAGGCCCTATAGCAAAACTGGATAAAATCCAATTTGTGTCCGGACTACCCAAAACACGAAGTGGCAAGATCATGCGAAGAATTCTGCGTAAAATCGCCAGTAATGACACCTCCAATCTTGGGGATACGAGTACGTTATTAAATCCGGAAATTGTTCAGGAAATTATGGATAACGCCCTTTAAATTTTATTGATAGGCACGATTGCTAGCAAACAGTGGTCTTGTTTTAAAGGCAACGAACAGGATCACTGAAATCAATCCACAAATACCCAATCCGGCAAATAAGGCCCAAACGGAATTTGTAATAAACTGTCCGATAAATATTGAGATGGGAATGGATAGTACCGTGGACACAAATCCGGTGATGGCAGCTCCTATTCCCGCAATATGCCCGATAGGTTCCATGGCAATAGCCCTTAGATTTCCCCAGATAAAGCCTAAACATAGAAAAAGTATAGAAAGAAAGGCAATCAATACCGATACGCTAGGGTCTGGCTTTCCCCAAAACAGAAAACTATACAACAAGGCTATTAAAGTAAAGGAAGAAAGCGCCACAAAGGAAAGGTTACGCATACCAAAACGAAGGACCAAGGTTCCGTTAGTCAAAGTTGAAAAGCCAATGGAAATGGCCAACCCCGCAAAGATGAGGGGGAAACTATCGGCCAAACCGTATAACTCCTCAAAGACGTGTTGCGCAGAACTCAAATAAACCAAAAAAGAGCCTGTAATCAATCCTGAAATTATGGTACAGGAAACGGTTTCCCTATATTTAAAAATTTCCTTGGTGCCTTTAACAAATACTGCAGTTTTAAAAGGCACCTTATACTCCGGTTTTAAAGTTTCTTCCTGCCTTTTAAAAAACCAGACACAGACCAGGAACGCAAAAAATAATTGGGCATAAAAAATACCTTCCCATCCGGAGAAACTCATAATGAACTTCCCAAAAGCTGGTGCAACAACCGGTATCAAAATAAAAAACGCCGTAACAAATGACATAATTTTCGCCATATAATCCCCTCTATACGTATCCCTAATAATAGAAATACTTATGGTACGCGGAGCGGAAAGCCCCACACCTTGAAGTATTCTACCAACAATCATTATTTCCAAATTAGGTGCCAAAAGGCAAATAATGCTGGCCACCCCAAAAACGGCAAACCCCATATACACAATAGGCTTTCTTCCCAAGCTATCGGAAATAGGCCCAAAGAACAACTGCCCTACCCCTAAACCTAGGAAAATCATAATAATCAACAATTGGTTTCTGGGGGGGTCCAAACTATTTATGGCTATTCCAATGTCCGAAATTGCAGGTATAAGTGCATCGATGGTTAACGCAACGATTGACATCAGCGAGGCCATTAAGGCCACAAATTCAAAGTTGGGTTTTACGTTTTCATTTTGCATTGTGCAAAAGTAAAGCTTACGAATAGAAG
This window of the Maribacter cobaltidurans genome carries:
- the nagB gene encoding glucosamine-6-phosphate deaminase, producing MKTTMVKKKRDISHQPIGQFEETRFEKIHNVIFSDSNEASIRVAEEIAELIRKKQNQNRTCVLGLATGSSPIRVYEELVRMHKEEGLSFQNVVTFNLDEYLPMEKSNIQSYHYFMHEHLFNHIDIDPENVHIPDGTVPPEETVAYCLDYERKIKEYGGLDFQLLGIGRTGHIGFNEPGSHYNSGTRVITLDHITRVDAAPSFLGIANVPRKAITMGISTVRKAKRIILLGWGENKAEIIKKTIEGEISSQVPATYLQNHSNCTFILDTGAASELTKNKTPWLVDACEWTEELKAKAIIWLCEETGKTVLSLTDKDYNDNGMADLLSKEDSYDLNIQIFNKLQHTITGWPGGKPNADDTHRPERAEPAKKRVIIFSPHPDDDVISMGGTFDRLVEQGHEVHVVYQTSGNIAVSDTDARKFAEIAMNLNPSEKVQKIINSINNKQDSQIDSPELRRLKGDIRRSESYAATRYMGLKDAHVHFLDLPFYETGTIKKNNLSEEDIALMVDIIKQIKPHQIYAAGDLADPHGTHKVCLDAVLEALKRLKPEPFIKDCWLWLYRGAWHEWDINEIEMCVPMSPGQVLKKRNAIFCHQSQKDGVMFQGDDSREFWMRAEERNRDTANKYKALGMSSYAAMEAFVRHQF
- a CDS encoding glycoside hydrolase family 10 protein → MPKKLFTVFLLIIASSCGIFKPNIPQPKKEFRGVWIATVVNIDWPKNGMDSVEKQKEDYLRILDFYKNLNYNAVIVQVRAAGDAFYNSDYAPWSRFLTGKEGENTKWEDDPLSWMIEQAHIRGLEFHAWLNPYRATFDLNTDILSPNHDYNMNPDWMVKYGTKYYYNPGLPQVQEKLTSIIKELTLTYEIDGIHFDDYFYPYTIKDEVFNDSITFYNCSQPQQSLADWRRSNVDTLIKKSYTAIKDIKPWVSFGVSPFGVWKNKSTDPRGSETQAGQTTYENLYADPLLWMEKGWLDYIAPQIYWSLDLPVASHKTIANWWAKNSENSYVYIGNGAYKVRNNSDQAWEKKKELPNQFKLARQTPEISGNILFSAKSLMDKNQDVVSYLGRKYYKWPALTPEVKNGYEEHLENVNIIGKEQSPDFVTLTLDHKNAIQYVLVYKSSKKNTSELKSKKLLDKIFVPTGSNQVQIPKLVLKRNDFAITFLDRYGRESQPTIIHLNQIPGYGRKR
- a CDS encoding MFS transporter, whose protein sequence is MAEKDKGAWGWVPILYFTQGLPYVLVVTVSVIMYKQLGVSNSDIGLYTSWLYLPWVLKPLWSPLVDLKSTKRKWFLSMQFVIAVALLGVGLSIPTNMFFITTLACFWMAAFASATNDIASDGYYMLGLTEKKQSFFVGMRSTFYRLAMVTGEGLIVILAGFLENKYGDNSKAWSITMIAAAVLMLLLSISNVLVTPKYESEKANIAEKPKSFLEVFSTFFQKKNIGIALAFILTYRLGESQLVKMAAPFMLDSTEKGGLGYSTELIGTIFGTAGVIMLSFGGILGGILISRDGLKKWMFPMVLSLNLPNIFYAILAVTKTTHVVPVTATVMFEKFGYGFGFAAFLMYLIYIAEGKSKTSHYAIATGFMALGMMLPGMISGYVQQWLGYDGFFIWVVIAALPSLILLKYITYPAEFGKKTND
- a CDS encoding glycoside hydrolase family 3 protein, producing MKELPPFEIAKTRLSPLEKIGQFFMPAAFINDTEEEIQALETLIRDYGIGGICFFHSRASAATNFEGKKEVIRNEESFETLKSLIKRYQSASKYPLFIAIDAEWGLAMRIENTPQYPYAITLGAFSGKEELIYEVGKNIAQDCLAAGIHWNLSPVVDINNNPNNPVIGYRSFGDDREQVTKKALAYIKGTESLGALTSIKHFPGHGDTSVDSHLGIPVIDKSKKELLENELYPFQKIISEGIDAIMVGHLSIPALANGKDTPASISREIITDFLRGQMHFKGVVISDALNMHAVSKNYSVPGELEWLAFHAGNDILCFAEHVKEGIETIAKNSTEKQLEETFERVWKLKEKAMGNPNQDKFTKLSKSEELNRKIAKESITLYKGSEEDIEDFDQKTFCTLTFQRSKKSSSPEEILSFLTEATQEIKNEKNILLLLTPPKVKPANHFGFLKAEIDFINTLLEEKNVVLYHFGNPYSLKLFDIKKSLATVLVYQDFTEFQDMATEHFLGKIKANGKLPVSLT
- a CDS encoding anhydro-N-acetylmuramic acid kinase, translating into MKIYKVVGMMSGTSLDGLDLAYCHFWKKKDQWQFEIKASESISYAPKMQSDLKDAIHLSAEKLLQLHNEYGNWLGERAKDFIQEQNLEVNFIASHGHTSHHRPELGLTFQLGSGQHLANASEHTIICDFRSNDLALGGQGAPLVPIGDRLLFSEYDFCLNLGGISNISFELKGRRIAYDIGLANMILNYITRKIDLDYDENGTLARSGTINPMMLKKLNGLSYYLLPHPKSIGYEWFLEKVVPIVNETKDSTENLLHTAIHHICEKIAQQVALNTNKTNQKLFVTGGGALNAFLIETLEQKLDSKIEVVVPDKILIEFKEALVFAFMGVLRSEKEINVLKTVTGAKRDSSSGVIFLPN
- a CDS encoding DUF4212 domain-containing protein, giving the protein MSDKQKQATAYWKENVKYLFILLAIWFLVSYGAGILFKDALDSIKIGGFKLGFWFAQQGSIYVFVILIFVYVRLMNKLDKKYGYDE
- a CDS encoding sodium:solute symporter family protein, whose protein sequence is MSVQIWTYLLVGITFALYIGIAIWSRAGSTRDFYVAGGGVSPLANGMATAADWMSAASFISMAGIIAFAGYDGSVYLMGWTGGYVLLALLLAPYLRKFGKFTVPDFIGDRYYSKTARIVAVICALIVSFTYVAGQMRGVGVVFSRFLEVDINTGVIIGMVIVLFYAVLGGMKGITYTQVAQYCVLIFAFMVPAIFISIQMTGNPIPQLGMGSTLSDGSGTYLLDKLDGLSTELGFNAYTNGSKSMADVFAITLALMVGTAGLPHVIVRFFTVKRVKNARKSAGLALLLIAILYTTAPAVSVFARTNMINTVSNKEYSSMPAWFTNWETTGLLTFNDKNKDGIIQYVADPEKNELTVDRDIMVLANPEIANLPAWVIALVAAGGLAAALSTAAGLLLVISSSVSHDLIKKVFKPNISDKGELWAARLAATVAVVIAGYFGINPPGFVAAVVALAFGLAAASFFPAIVLGIFYKKMNKEGAIAGMITGTLLMLFYMTKFKFDWFGGGTPEDWWFGISPEGFGSIAMVVNFIVSIVIMKFTPPPPENVQEIVEDIRIPSGAGEASGH